The following proteins are co-located in the Deinococcus yavapaiensis KR-236 genome:
- a CDS encoding ABC transporter permease, which translates to MKQVLLVAELALREATRRRLVLVLLALSIIFLGFYLYGVHLLHNRLTERAGDLGLDRPGRSARVAYGSTVLFGMYLVNFLGGLMAVLSSVGAISGEVESGTIQSVAYKPVSRGAIVAGKWLGFAIVNLSYVAILSIGLLYGSRALTGYFPPNPWPSVGLIGLTVVLLLTLTILGGTIFTTLANGIGVFLLYGLGFAGGILSSIGGFTNTPLLIRLGNVSSYVMPSDALWKGASYYLQPQEFLQFGDATRGGGNPFIGTAPPEPALIVWAAVYVVLALILALLIFRRRDL; encoded by the coding sequence GTGAAGCAAGTTCTTCTCGTCGCCGAGCTCGCCTTGCGCGAAGCCACGCGGCGCCGTCTCGTCCTCGTCTTGCTCGCCCTCTCGATCATCTTCTTGGGGTTCTACCTGTACGGCGTCCACCTTCTGCACAACCGCCTCACCGAACGCGCGGGTGACCTCGGCCTCGACCGTCCCGGACGCTCGGCGAGGGTCGCGTACGGCTCCACCGTCTTGTTCGGCATGTACCTCGTGAACTTCCTCGGCGGCCTCATGGCCGTTTTGTCCAGCGTCGGCGCGATCTCCGGGGAAGTCGAAAGCGGCACCATTCAAAGCGTCGCGTACAAGCCCGTCTCGCGCGGAGCGATCGTCGCCGGGAAGTGGCTCGGCTTTGCCATCGTCAACCTCTCCTACGTCGCCATCCTCTCCATCGGCCTGCTTTACGGCTCGCGCGCCCTCACCGGCTACTTTCCCCCCAATCCTTGGCCGAGCGTCGGCTTGATCGGCCTGACGGTCGTGCTGCTGCTCACACTCACCATCCTCGGCGGCACGATCTTCACGACGCTCGCCAACGGCATCGGGGTGTTCTTGCTGTACGGCCTCGGCTTCGCCGGAGGCATCCTCAGCTCGATCGGCGGCTTCACGAACACCCCATTGCTGATTCGTCTCGGCAACGTCAGCAGCTACGTCATGCCGTCCGACGCCTTGTGGAAAGGCGCGTCGTACTACCTGCAACCCCAGGAGTTCCTGCAATTCGGTGACGCCACGCGCGGCGGCGGCAATCCCTTCATCGGCACCGCCCCGCCCGAACCCGCCTTGATCGTTTGGGCGGCCGTGTACGTCGTCCTCGCGCTCATCCTCGCCCTGCTGATCTTTCGGCGACGCGACCTTTGA
- a CDS encoding ABC transporter ATP-binding protein, producing MTLAIETQALRKEYRGRAVVQSLDLEVAQGEVFGFLGPNGAGKSTTVKMLLGLVKPTSGNLKVLGGSVEDARVRRFVGFLPEQFRFHTWMKGSEFLTFHGRLAGLDAREVAERVPAALDLVGLSGRGNDELKGYSKGMLQRVGLAQAIIHNPKLVFLDEPTSALDPIGRVEVRNIIHSLKDSGVTVFLNSHLLSEVEQTCDRVAFVNGGKILQAGKIDDLLGPPKFLDVRVDKLSPELLMKLRKLGTVNASGGGRFRLQLGAADVPDVASTIVASGARLFELTPHRPDLEDLFVRLVQQGGDK from the coding sequence ATGACCCTCGCCATCGAAACGCAGGCCTTGCGCAAGGAATACCGTGGGCGCGCCGTCGTGCAAAGCCTCGACCTCGAAGTCGCCCAAGGAGAAGTCTTCGGCTTCCTTGGCCCCAACGGTGCCGGGAAGAGCACCACCGTGAAGATGCTGCTCGGCCTCGTCAAACCGACGAGCGGCAACCTCAAAGTTCTGGGTGGCAGCGTCGAGGACGCCCGAGTGCGGCGCTTCGTTGGCTTTTTGCCCGAACAATTCCGCTTTCACACGTGGATGAAAGGCTCGGAGTTCCTCACATTCCACGGACGCCTCGCGGGCCTCGACGCGCGGGAAGTAGCCGAGCGCGTTCCCGCCGCGCTCGACCTCGTCGGCTTGTCGGGCCGAGGCAACGACGAATTGAAAGGCTACTCGAAGGGCATGCTGCAACGCGTCGGCCTCGCACAAGCGATCATCCACAATCCCAAGCTGGTCTTCCTCGACGAACCCACTTCCGCCCTCGACCCTATCGGACGTGTGGAAGTTCGCAACATCATCCACTCGCTCAAGGACTCCGGCGTCACCGTCTTCCTCAACTCGCACCTGCTGTCCGAAGTCGAGCAGACGTGTGACCGCGTCGCGTTCGTCAACGGCGGCAAAATCTTGCAGGCGGGCAAGATCGATGATCTGCTCGGCCCACCGAAATTCCTCGACGTGCGCGTCGACAAGCTGTCACCCGAACTGCTCATGAAGCTTCGCAAGCTCGGCACCGTCAATGCCAGTGGCGGCGGCCGCTTCCGGCTGCAACTCGGCGCCGCCGACGTGCCCGACGTCGCCTCCACCATTGTGGCGAGCGGCGCGCGTCTCTTCGAGCTCACGCCGCATCGCCCCGACCTCGAAGATCTCTTCGTACGCCTCGTACAGCAAGGAGGAGACAAGTGA
- a CDS encoding aldo/keto reductase family protein — protein sequence MEYRNLGKSGLKVSEISLGGWVTFGHNVNDESMVRDIVLKAYESGVNFFDQADVYARGRSEELMGAVLRELPRHTLVISSKVFWPMSDDVNDRGLSRKHVLESIDKSLKRLGTDYLDIYFAHRYDENVPMEEIVMAFDHVVRSGRAMYWGTSMWPAARIAEAVEFAKAHGLYAPVTEQPEYSMLRRERVEKEILTYTHRAGVGLVVWSPLAMGMLTGKYDEGMPEGSRLTDNENWGKNFVTEENRQRVKTLKTIADELGITRAQLALAWVLRQPGVSSAITGATKVQQIEETVGASGVKLTDDVAARIDEILAS from the coding sequence GTGGAATATCGCAACCTTGGCAAGAGTGGCCTGAAAGTCTCCGAGATCTCCCTGGGCGGCTGGGTCACATTCGGACACAACGTCAACGACGAGAGCATGGTGCGCGACATCGTCCTGAAAGCGTACGAGTCGGGCGTGAACTTCTTCGACCAAGCGGACGTGTATGCGCGCGGACGCTCCGAGGAGCTCATGGGCGCGGTGCTGCGCGAGCTGCCGCGTCACACCCTCGTCATCTCGTCGAAGGTCTTCTGGCCCATGAGTGACGACGTGAACGACCGCGGCTTGTCTCGAAAGCACGTCTTGGAAAGCATCGACAAGTCGCTCAAGCGCCTCGGCACCGATTACCTCGACATCTACTTCGCGCACCGCTACGACGAGAACGTCCCGATGGAAGAAATCGTCATGGCGTTCGATCACGTCGTTCGCTCGGGCCGCGCGATGTACTGGGGCACCAGCATGTGGCCTGCCGCGCGAATCGCCGAAGCCGTCGAGTTCGCCAAGGCGCACGGTCTGTACGCGCCCGTCACGGAGCAGCCCGAATACTCCATGCTGCGCCGAGAGCGCGTCGAGAAGGAAATTTTGACTTACACGCACAGGGCCGGCGTCGGCCTCGTCGTGTGGAGCCCGTTGGCGATGGGCATGCTGACCGGCAAGTACGACGAGGGAATGCCCGAAGGCAGCCGTCTCACCGACAACGAAAACTGGGGCAAGAACTTCGTGACGGAGGAGAACCGCCAGCGCGTCAAGACCCTCAAGACCATCGCCGACGAGCTCGGCATCACGCGCGCCCAACTCGCCCTCGCATGGGTGTTGCGTCAACCCGGCGTGTCCTCGGCGATCACGGGCGCCACGAAAGTGCAGCAAATCGAGGAAACGGTGGGCGCGAGCGGCGTGAAGCTCACCGACGACGTGGCCGCGCGCATCGACGAGATCCTCGCGAGCTGA
- a CDS encoding SDR family oxidoreductase: MTDSASLSGKVALVTGATRGAGRGIAVELGALGAIVVCTGRTTRTNRSDLNRAETIEETADLVTAAGGRGIAVRCDHTDEGDVRSLTERIHAQHGGLDILINDVWGGESLSEWGKKAWELDLAKGRTMLERAVLSHVVTARFALPLLKAGALIVEVTDGDTWSYRGNVFYDLAKTGVMRLARIWSWELQEDARAVTSVSVTPGYLRSEEMLTFKGLTEDNWREDSDPNFQESETPRFVGRGIARLAADPDKRRFDGRALASWTLMDEYRFTDVDGRTPHWGKWFARLQAEGSSGE, encoded by the coding sequence ATGACCGATTCAGCGAGCTTGAGCGGAAAGGTTGCCCTCGTCACGGGCGCGACGCGCGGCGCCGGGAGAGGAATCGCGGTCGAACTCGGCGCGCTCGGCGCGATCGTCGTGTGTACGGGCCGCACCACGCGCACGAACCGTTCGGATCTCAACCGGGCCGAGACGATCGAGGAAACGGCCGACCTCGTGACGGCCGCCGGAGGACGCGGCATCGCCGTTCGCTGCGATCACACCGACGAAGGAGACGTCCGATCGCTCACCGAGCGTATCCACGCTCAGCACGGAGGACTCGACATCCTGATCAACGACGTTTGGGGTGGCGAGTCGCTCAGCGAGTGGGGCAAGAAAGCGTGGGAACTCGATCTCGCCAAGGGCCGCACGATGCTCGAGCGCGCCGTGCTCAGTCATGTCGTCACCGCGCGCTTCGCCCTGCCGCTTCTTAAAGCGGGCGCGTTGATCGTCGAAGTCACGGACGGCGACACGTGGTCTTACCGAGGCAACGTCTTTTACGACCTGGCCAAGACGGGCGTCATGCGCCTCGCGCGCATCTGGTCGTGGGAACTGCAAGAAGACGCGCGCGCCGTCACCAGCGTTTCTGTCACGCCCGGCTATCTTCGCAGCGAGGAGATGCTGACCTTCAAGGGCCTCACCGAAGACAATTGGCGCGAAGACAGCGACCCGAACTTCCAAGAGTCCGAGACGCCCCGCTTCGTCGGACGCGGCATTGCCCGTCTCGCCGCCGACCCCGACAAGCGCCGCTTCGACGGGCGCGCCCTTGCCTCGTGGACGCTCATGGACGAGTACCGTTTCACCGACGTGGACGGACGCACACCGCATTGGGGCAAGTGGTTCGCGCGTCTGCAAGCCGAAGGCAGCAGCGGAGAGTGA
- a CDS encoding M23 family metallopeptidase, translating into MFVRFILTSLLLLSVADSAPLLELREPNCPSEFGPEPRTAAERERREAWNPYVKILPTLEAKLPKAPDATISMPVQGVRVAQVSDTFAAPRSGGRKHEGQDIFAKRGTPVYSATNGIVWRLANTPLGGNWIFVVGAGGRRYYYAHLDRYAPNLKEGQNVTTNTLLGYVGTTGNAETTPPHLHFEVNAGSQAKCDYRAINPLPLLRDR; encoded by the coding sequence ATGTTCGTTCGCTTCATCCTGACAAGCTTGCTGCTCCTTTCTGTCGCCGATTCGGCACCCCTGCTCGAATTGCGAGAACCGAACTGCCCGTCCGAGTTCGGCCCGGAACCTCGCACGGCGGCCGAGCGCGAGCGGCGCGAGGCGTGGAACCCCTACGTCAAAATTCTTCCGACGCTCGAAGCCAAGCTGCCAAAGGCGCCCGACGCCACGATCTCGATGCCGGTGCAAGGCGTCCGCGTCGCCCAAGTCTCCGACACCTTCGCCGCCCCTCGCTCGGGTGGACGCAAGCACGAGGGGCAAGACATCTTCGCCAAACGCGGCACGCCCGTGTACAGCGCGACGAATGGAATCGTGTGGCGACTCGCGAACACCCCGCTCGGCGGCAACTGGATTTTCGTGGTCGGCGCGGGAGGACGGCGCTACTACTACGCCCACCTCGACCGCTACGCGCCGAATCTCAAAGAAGGGCAGAACGTCACGACGAACACCCTGCTGGGCTATGTGGGAACCACCGGGAATGCCGAAACGACGCCGCCCCACTTGCACTTCGAGGTGAACGCCGGCTCGCAAGCAAAATGCGATTACCGAGCTATCAATCCGCTTCCGTTGCTGCGCGACCGATAA
- a CDS encoding FtsW/RodA/SpoVE family cell cycle protein, producing MSKLDFSLPMLVALLLCAGLLTISSISSAPALDHQNLFQKQLLGVALSLVPIGLMWWAGRDRIFAFAPFLYFFALLLQASTFVIGKDVNGQTNWIDIGFLQFQPLEILKFATILFLASVMRGGYQGFASYLAPLALFLPGVGLVVTEDFGGALVLSVIFLAILFAWRAPIWHLALALVAVAVVFPTVVYPHLKPYQQARLTIFLDPYKDPRGQGYQVIQSTIAVGSGGFEGKGYKQGTQSHNGFVPEPHNDFVFASFAEEQGFVGSVALLVVFALLLWRLAGMATDAPRLQDQLVFAGVLGQIGFQVIENIGAALSMLPLTGITLPLVSYGLSSLVSVLSTLGMAWVIYRDRFQEI from the coding sequence GTGTCGAAGCTCGATTTCTCGCTGCCGATGCTCGTCGCCCTCTTGCTCTGCGCGGGCCTCCTCACCATCAGCTCCATCTCCTCGGCGCCCGCGCTCGACCACCAAAATCTCTTTCAGAAGCAACTGCTCGGGGTGGCGCTTTCACTCGTCCCGATCGGTTTGATGTGGTGGGCGGGCCGCGACCGCATCTTCGCCTTCGCGCCCTTCTTGTACTTTTTCGCGCTGTTGCTGCAAGCGTCCACCTTCGTGATCGGCAAGGATGTCAACGGGCAAACGAACTGGATCGATATCGGCTTCTTGCAGTTCCAACCGCTCGAAATCCTGAAGTTCGCGACCATTCTCTTTCTCGCGTCCGTCATGCGGGGCGGCTACCAAGGCTTCGCGTCGTACCTCGCGCCGCTCGCGCTCTTCCTGCCGGGCGTGGGCCTCGTCGTCACCGAGGACTTCGGCGGAGCGCTCGTGCTGTCCGTGATCTTCCTGGCGATTCTCTTCGCGTGGCGAGCGCCCATCTGGCACTTGGCGCTCGCGCTCGTCGCCGTCGCCGTGGTCTTCCCGACGGTGGTGTACCCGCATCTCAAGCCGTACCAGCAAGCGCGCCTCACGATCTTCCTCGATCCGTACAAAGACCCTCGGGGGCAAGGCTACCAAGTCATTCAAAGTACCATCGCCGTCGGCTCGGGCGGCTTCGAAGGCAAGGGCTACAAGCAAGGCACGCAGTCGCACAACGGCTTCGTGCCCGAGCCGCACAACGACTTCGTGTTCGCGTCCTTCGCCGAAGAGCAAGGCTTCGTGGGCTCGGTCGCGCTGCTCGTCGTGTTCGCCTTGCTGTTGTGGCGCCTCGCCGGCATGGCGACGGACGCCCCGAGGTTGCAAGACCAACTCGTGTTCGCCGGAGTGCTCGGCCAAATCGGCTTTCAAGTCATCGAGAACATCGGCGCGGCCCTTTCGATGCTGCCGCTCACCGGCATCACCCTTCCGCTCGTCAGCTATGGCTTGTCGAGCCTCGTGTCCGTCCTGTCGACGCTTGGCATGGCGTGGGTCATCTACCGCGACCGCTTTCAAGAAATCTGA
- the minE gene encoding cell division topological specificity factor MinE, whose translation MFWGRKRSKETLKDRLELVLAYDRAQIPPGKVDALRRDLMEVVKRYFPTNGSDVEVEQRGDMVVLVANISLQDDVPQRGGRPAR comes from the coding sequence ATGTTCTGGGGCAGAAAACGCAGCAAGGAGACCCTCAAGGACCGCTTGGAACTCGTGCTCGCGTACGACCGCGCCCAAATTCCACCTGGCAAGGTAGACGCCCTGCGCCGTGACCTCATGGAGGTCGTGAAGCGTTACTTCCCCACGAACGGTTCGGACGTGGAAGTCGAGCAGCGCGGCGACATGGTCGTACTCGTCGCCAACATCTCGCTGCAAGACGACGTGCCCCAACGTGGCGGACGTCCCGCTCGCTGA
- the minD gene encoding septum site-determining protein MinD yields the protein MRALEEDCLNAKVIVVTSGKGGVGKTTTTANIGAGLAKLGEKIAVIDVDVGLRNLDVVMGLESRVVFDLVDVLEGKCRMRQALIRDKRVENLYLLPASQTKDKDSLDADKMKLVVRELIEQEGFDRVLIDSPAGIESGFRTAAAPAEGALVVVNPEVSSVRDADRIIGLLEAQQLREIRLIINRLRPKMVASGNMLSEADILEILGVKPIGIVPEDEGILVSTNVGEPAVLGNTRAGQAFLATARRIHGEDVPFEKYEENKGFFATLRRLFGGA from the coding sequence ATGCGGGCACTTGAGGAGGATTGTTTGAACGCCAAAGTCATCGTCGTGACCTCCGGCAAAGGGGGCGTCGGGAAGACCACCACCACCGCCAACATCGGCGCGGGTCTCGCCAAGCTCGGGGAGAAGATCGCCGTCATCGACGTGGACGTGGGACTGCGCAACCTCGACGTCGTCATGGGGCTCGAGAGTCGCGTCGTCTTCGACCTCGTGGACGTCCTCGAAGGCAAGTGCCGCATGCGTCAGGCCCTCATTCGCGACAAGCGCGTCGAGAACCTTTACCTCCTGCCCGCCTCTCAAACGAAAGACAAAGACTCTCTGGACGCCGACAAGATGAAGCTCGTCGTACGCGAGCTCATCGAGCAGGAAGGCTTCGACCGCGTTCTGATCGACTCGCCCGCCGGCATCGAAAGCGGCTTTCGTACCGCGGCCGCGCCTGCCGAAGGAGCGCTCGTCGTCGTGAACCCCGAAGTCTCGTCGGTGCGTGACGCCGACCGCATCATCGGCCTTTTGGAAGCGCAGCAACTGCGTGAAATTCGCCTGATCATCAACCGCTTGCGGCCCAAGATGGTCGCGAGCGGCAACATGCTCAGCGAAGCGGACATCCTCGAGATCCTCGGTGTGAAGCCTATCGGCATCGTGCCGGAGGACGAAGGCATCCTCGTGTCCACCAACGTCGGCGAGCCCGCCGTGCTCGGCAATACTCGCGCGGGTCAGGCTTTCTTGGCGACCGCCCGTCGCATTCACGGCGAGGACGTCCCCTTCGAGAAGTACGAGGAGAACAAGGGCTTCTTCGCCACGCTGCGCCGCCTGTTCGGAGGTGCGTGA
- the ftsH gene encoding ATP-dependent zinc metalloprotease FtsH gives MRRFNPWLILLLVLGLYFVFASNPISNQREVSYTSLVNLVREGRVETLVQTGSTVNVTLKSPTEVTTVRGGTQTVENFIARIPDNSGTPDTSFQQLLIQQGVDTRIQVPSPWGGILLSLLPVLLLVGLFYFVFMRTQGGQSGVMQFGQSRAKKYGKENRVSTTFGDVAGHEEAKKELIEVVDFLKNPQKYVGIGAEIPKGVLLVGPPGTGKTLLARAVAGEADVPFYTVSASEFMEMFVGVGASRVRTLFDDARKSSPSIIFIDEIDSIGRKRGAGIGGGHDEREQTLNQILSEMDGFDKGTSVIVMAATNRPDILDPALLRPGRFDRQVTIDLPNMKEREAILKVHMRNKPLSGSVDVVELSKSTPYFSGADLKNLVNEAALEAARVNKSQIDMNDFYRALDKITLGLENGSLTITPDERKAIAYHEAGHAVTAAVTPGADKLQKVSIIPRGRALGAAFYLPEEQVLMSKERLENQLVVALGGRAAEEVFIGKVTTGAADDFKKSTNMARRMVLEWGMGDTFQHQALSTDSGPVFLGEDMARPKEFSEHTARLVDEDVKRILDRAYARAKQLVQEYASAMHEVAEALLTSELITGDVVRSAVGKARGEGSLQPNPAD, from the coding sequence TTGAGACGTTTCAACCCTTGGCTCATCTTGCTGCTCGTCCTCGGCTTGTACTTCGTGTTCGCGAGCAACCCCATTTCGAATCAACGCGAGGTCAGCTACACCAGCCTCGTCAACCTCGTTCGTGAAGGCCGCGTCGAAACCCTCGTTCAAACGGGCTCGACCGTCAACGTCACCTTGAAGTCGCCCACCGAGGTCACCACGGTGCGCGGCGGTACGCAAACCGTCGAGAACTTCATCGCGCGGATTCCCGACAATTCGGGGACGCCCGACACCTCCTTTCAGCAGCTTCTCATTCAGCAAGGCGTCGACACGCGCATCCAGGTGCCCAGCCCATGGGGCGGCATCCTGCTGAGCCTTCTGCCCGTCTTGCTGCTCGTCGGACTGTTCTACTTCGTGTTCATGCGGACGCAAGGCGGCCAAAGCGGCGTCATGCAGTTCGGCCAAAGCCGCGCGAAGAAGTACGGCAAGGAAAACCGCGTCTCCACCACGTTCGGTGACGTCGCAGGTCACGAGGAAGCGAAAAAGGAACTCATCGAGGTCGTCGACTTCCTCAAGAATCCGCAGAAGTACGTCGGCATCGGCGCGGAAATTCCCAAGGGCGTGCTTCTCGTGGGCCCTCCCGGCACCGGTAAGACCCTTCTCGCCCGCGCCGTGGCCGGGGAAGCGGACGTGCCCTTCTACACCGTCTCGGCGTCCGAATTCATGGAGATGTTCGTCGGGGTTGGCGCTTCGCGCGTTCGCACCCTCTTCGACGACGCTCGGAAGTCCTCGCCCAGCATCATCTTCATCGATGAAATCGACTCGATCGGTCGCAAGCGCGGCGCCGGCATCGGCGGCGGGCACGACGAGCGCGAGCAGACCCTCAACCAGATCCTCTCGGAAATGGACGGCTTCGACAAAGGCACGAGCGTCATCGTGATGGCGGCGACGAACCGTCCCGACATCCTCGATCCGGCCTTGCTGCGTCCCGGTCGCTTCGACCGTCAAGTCACCATCGACTTGCCGAACATGAAGGAGCGCGAGGCGATCCTCAAGGTCCACATGCGCAACAAGCCCCTCTCGGGCTCGGTGGACGTCGTGGAGCTTTCGAAGAGCACTCCGTACTTCTCGGGCGCGGACCTCAAGAACCTCGTGAACGAGGCGGCCCTCGAAGCCGCGCGCGTCAACAAGTCGCAAATCGACATGAACGACTTCTACCGCGCGCTCGACAAGATCACCCTCGGCCTCGAGAACGGAAGCCTCACCATCACGCCCGACGAGCGCAAGGCGATCGCTTACCACGAGGCGGGCCACGCCGTCACCGCCGCCGTCACGCCCGGCGCCGACAAGCTTCAGAAGGTCAGCATCATTCCGCGAGGCCGCGCCCTGGGCGCCGCGTTCTACCTGCCCGAAGAACAGGTGCTGATGAGCAAGGAGCGCCTGGAAAACCAACTCGTCGTCGCCCTCGGCGGACGCGCGGCCGAAGAGGTGTTCATCGGCAAGGTCACGACGGGCGCCGCCGACGACTTCAAGAAGAGCACGAACATGGCGCGCCGCATGGTCCTCGAGTGGGGCATGGGCGACACCTTCCAGCACCAAGCCCTCTCGACCGACTCCGGTCCGGTGTTCCTCGGCGAGGACATGGCGCGGCCCAAAGAGTTCAGCGAGCACACCGCCCGCCTCGTCGACGAGGACGTCAAGCGCATTCTCGACCGAGCGTACGCCCGCGCCAAGCAACTCGTGCAAGAGTACGCCTCGGCGATGCACGAAGTGGCCGAAGCCCTGCTCACGAGCGAACTCATCACGGGCGACGTCGTGCGAAGCGCGGTCGGCAAGGCGCGCGGCGAAGGTTCCCTGCAGCCCAACCCCGCCGACTGA
- a CDS encoding tetratricopeptide repeat protein, whose amino-acid sequence MIELSTTWQQTLSALEHEDFDAAYWTLESAYGVAKRPERAVLSLLTATLHSLYGDAGAEDARRTLRDAVTLDPSLRDDKLYRALQAELTARTDPARGAVLAREAQDPNLKVPLPDLEPVARYHVMVALALGDEPQEALDAAPIATELPVHLRWRLRSWQADSEEALGHHEEAQSLYAEAAHQAKGLNRAIMLQERAAVLLQLERHEEALVVLERARTFYGREPDEALHLANWHYLRAQAELGLGRAEDALKSIETASRMERAEGDPSHGVELVWGQVLSALGRHDEATAHFEESLTLARPEDRAFALHELGVAYLDQDKPVEARERLQEALAFDEYPFLPEVYADLAEAEYRLGRLPEAEASAQYALSQGATVPASLVLGSVALDYYHLDEALEHYERVIRESAPISRDWVTAHSMAADILSQQGFQDPARIYSHASQALEHTDPTDEWYGTLTDLMTRAEEALRGGGRRTLN is encoded by the coding sequence ATGATCGAGCTTTCGACGACTTGGCAACAAACCCTGAGCGCGCTGGAGCACGAGGACTTCGACGCGGCCTACTGGACGCTGGAGTCCGCGTACGGCGTCGCGAAGCGCCCCGAACGCGCGGTCCTGTCGTTGCTCACGGCGACCCTGCACAGCCTGTATGGCGACGCGGGCGCCGAGGACGCTCGGCGGACTCTCAGAGACGCCGTCACGCTCGACCCGAGCTTGCGAGACGACAAGTTGTACCGCGCCCTGCAAGCCGAACTCACCGCGCGTACCGATCCCGCGCGCGGCGCGGTTCTCGCCCGCGAAGCGCAAGACCCCAACCTCAAAGTGCCTCTTCCCGACCTCGAGCCAGTCGCCCGCTACCACGTAATGGTCGCCCTCGCCCTTGGCGACGAGCCGCAAGAAGCGCTCGACGCCGCGCCGATCGCGACCGAGTTGCCCGTTCACCTGCGCTGGCGCCTGCGCTCTTGGCAAGCGGACTCCGAGGAGGCGCTCGGCCACCACGAGGAAGCGCAAAGCTTGTACGCAGAGGCGGCGCACCAAGCAAAAGGGCTCAACCGCGCGATCATGCTGCAAGAGCGCGCGGCGGTGCTGTTGCAACTCGAGCGGCACGAGGAAGCCCTCGTCGTGCTGGAGCGGGCGCGCACCTTCTACGGTCGCGAACCCGACGAGGCGCTTCACCTCGCCAACTGGCATTACCTGCGTGCCCAAGCCGAACTCGGCCTCGGACGCGCCGAGGACGCGTTGAAGTCCATTGAGACCGCCAGCCGTATGGAACGCGCCGAAGGCGATCCGTCGCACGGCGTGGAACTCGTGTGGGGACAAGTGCTGAGCGCGCTGGGACGGCACGACGAGGCGACCGCGCACTTCGAGGAGTCGTTGACGCTCGCGCGCCCCGAGGACCGCGCGTTCGCCTTGCACGAACTCGGCGTGGCGTACCTCGACCAAGACAAGCCCGTCGAGGCGCGCGAGCGCCTGCAAGAAGCCCTCGCCTTCGACGAGTACCCCTTCTTGCCCGAAGTGTACGCCGACCTCGCCGAAGCCGAGTACCGCCTCGGGCGCCTGCCGGAAGCCGAAGCGAGCGCGCAGTACGCGCTCAGCCAAGGTGCGACCGTTCCGGCGAGCCTCGTGCTCGGGTCGGTTGCCCTCGACTACTACCACCTCGATGAGGCGCTCGAGCACTACGAGCGCGTCATTCGCGAGTCCGCGCCGATATCACGCGACTGGGTGACGGCGCACAGCATGGCCGCCGACATCCTCTCTCAGCAAGGCTTCCAAGATCCCGCGCGCATCTACTCGCACGCGTCGCAAGCCTTGGAGCACACCGACCCGACCGACGAGTGGTACGGCACCTTGACGGACCTCATGACGCGCGCGGAGGAAGCGCTGCGAGGCGGCGGACGGCGGACGCTCAACTGA
- a CDS encoding carboxymuconolactone decarboxylase family protein produces the protein MGDTNDHSHRATSLVWAEHEARIRARLEALDPDLGRYIEDFAYGEVFERGGLDFKTKELLAVVMLLALGSPDEIRTHLRGALRVGATERELRETLLFAAPFLGFPRVVGAFAQLKDVLSKERAAPRAEGGERDES, from the coding sequence ATGGGCGACACGAACGACCATAGCCACCGTGCGACGAGCCTCGTGTGGGCCGAGCACGAAGCTCGAATTCGCGCCCGCCTCGAAGCCTTGGATCCCGACCTCGGGCGCTACATCGAAGACTTCGCGTACGGCGAGGTCTTCGAGCGAGGCGGCCTGGACTTCAAGACGAAAGAGTTGCTGGCGGTCGTCATGCTGCTCGCCCTCGGCAGTCCTGACGAGATTCGCACGCACTTGCGCGGCGCTTTGCGCGTCGGGGCGACCGAGCGCGAACTGCGCGAGACGCTGCTGTTCGCCGCGCCCTTCCTGGGCTTCCCGAGGGTCGTCGGAGCGTTCGCCCAACTCAAGGACGTGCTGAGCAAAGAACGCGCCGCCCCCCGAGCGGAGGGCGGCGAACGAGACGAGTCTTAG